Genomic DNA from Desulfovibrio sp. TomC:
CCTGAAGGGCTCCGGCAGCCGCTTTGTGCATGGCGGCGCGTCGTTGCAGGAGGTGGTGATCCCGGTGCTCAAGATTAACAAGAAGCGCCAGAGCGATGTCACCGCCGTCGAGGTGGACATCCTGCGCGGAGCCAGCTCGGTGATTACCTCTGGGCAACTAGCAGTGACCATGTACCAAGCCAGACCAGTGACGGATAAGATCCAGTCGCGTGAGCTCCGGGCTGGCATCTACACCGAGGCAGGCGACCTAATCTCCGACAGCCACGACCTGACCTTTGATCTGAGCTCGGACAATCCCCGGGAGCGGGAGCTGCAGGTGCGCTTTGTGCTGACTCGCAAAGCCGACGAGGCCAATGGCCAGGAGGTTATTCTACGGTTGGAGGAAAAACACGCTGGGACTTCACATTACAAAGAGTATAAATCGCTCCGGTACTTGGTGCGGCGCTCATTTACCAGTGATTTTGACTTTTAAAAGACGGGTGACCGATGATCGAACTTGACCAGAAAATCAACAAACACTTCCCGGGACTCGTTGTCCGCAAGGATCTCGTCAAGACGGTCAAGGGCAACGCCATCGTTCCCTCCTACGTGCTGGAATACCTGCTGGGACAGTACTGCGCCACCAGCGATGAGCCGACCATCCAGACCGGTATCGAGACGGTCAAAGAGATCCTCGCCAAGCACTATGTTCACCGGAATGAAGCCGGGTTAGTCCGCTCGAATATCAAGGAAAAGGGGCGCTACAAGGTCATCGATAAGATCAGTGTGGCCCTGAACGATAAGGTCGATGTCTACGAAGCGGAGTTTTCCAATCTCGGTATCAAGAAGGTTCTAGTCGACTCGGGTACGGTCAAGGCACACCCCAAGCTGCTAGTTAGCGGCGTGTGGTGCATTGCCGACATCGAATACGAATTCATCGAGGACAAAAACGCCAGCCCATGGGTCTTGTCGGCCCTCAAGCCGATCCAGCTCTCCCATTTCGATTTCGACGGATATGTTGAGGCCCGCAGGCAATTTTCCACCAACGAGTGGATCGACCTACTAGTGCAAAGCATCGGCTTCAACCCGGAGATGTTCGGCAAGCGAAGCAAGCTGATCCAACTGGTCCGCCTGATCCCATTTTGCGAGCGCAACTACAATCTGATCGAACTTGGCCCCAAGGGGACCGGCAAATCTCACATCTACTCGGAGTTCTCGCCTCACGGCATCCTGATCTCCGGCGGAGAAGTTACGGTTCCCAAGCTCTTCGTGAGCAACTCTTCCGGGAAGATCGGCCTAGTCGGTTACTGGGACTGTATCGCCTTCGACGAGTTTGCCGGAAAGCAAAAGCGTGCGGACAAGTCCCTGGTGGACATCATGAAAAACTACATGGCCAACAAGTCCTTTTCACGGGGCGTCGAGACGCTGGGCGCGGAGGCCTCCATGGTGTTCGTGGGCAATACCCAGCACACCGTGCCCTACATGCTCAAGCACTCTGACCTGTTTTGCGAGCTGCCCGACAAGTTTTACGACTCTGCGTTTTTGGACCGCATCCATTTCTATATCCCGGGTTGGGAGGTCGACATCATCCGGGGCGAAATGTTCTCCAACGGCTACGGTTTTGTGGTGGACTACTTGGCTGAGATCCTTCGCTCGTTGCGCAATCACGATTACTCGGACCGTTACAAGGAGCACTTCTCCCTCTCCTCCGATATCTCGACGCGGGACCGCGATGGCATCAACAAGACATTCTCAGGCTTGATGAAGATCGTTTTCCCGCATGGGGGAGCGTCCAAGGAAGAGGTCGAAGAACTGCTACGGTTCGCGATTGAGGGCCGCAAGCGCGTCAAAGACCAACTGATGCGTATCGATTCCACCTACGGTAACGTCAGCTTTACCTATCTAGGCACAGATGACCTTGCCAAGCCTGTCACCACGCTCGAAGAGGAGGAATACCCCAGTTACTACCACAAGACCATCGCCGAGAGTGAAGACGGGGAAATTTTAGAAGCTGCGCAAGAGGGCTCACCCCCAGTGCCATCCGAACTATTGGCACCGGCCGAGCCCACCCTCAAGGAAAAGCATCTCACATTCCAGGAAAACCAGAAGGGCCTCTCCTTCGATACGCTGCTCGGTCCTTATCTCAAGGGGTCGACTGCGATCACCGTCACCGATCCGTACATCCGCCTATTTTACCAGATGCGCAACTTCATGGAATTTTTGGAGACCGTGGTCAAGCACAAGGCTACGGAAGAGGAAGTATCCGTGCATCTGATGACGACGGAAGACGAGTTCAAAGGGGAACAGCAGAAGGAAAACTTCGAGAAAATGAGGGAGTCCGCCAGTTCGGTGGGTATGAACTT
This window encodes:
- the brxL gene encoding BREX system Lon protease-like protein BrxL, with the translated sequence MIELDQKINKHFPGLVVRKDLVKTVKGNAIVPSYVLEYLLGQYCATSDEPTIQTGIETVKEILAKHYVHRNEAGLVRSNIKEKGRYKVIDKISVALNDKVDVYEAEFSNLGIKKVLVDSGTVKAHPKLLVSGVWCIADIEYEFIEDKNASPWVLSALKPIQLSHFDFDGYVEARRQFSTNEWIDLLVQSIGFNPEMFGKRSKLIQLVRLIPFCERNYNLIELGPKGTGKSHIYSEFSPHGILISGGEVTVPKLFVSNSSGKIGLVGYWDCIAFDEFAGKQKRADKSLVDIMKNYMANKSFSRGVETLGAEASMVFVGNTQHTVPYMLKHSDLFCELPDKFYDSAFLDRIHFYIPGWEVDIIRGEMFSNGYGFVVDYLAEILRSLRNHDYSDRYKEHFSLSSDISTRDRDGINKTFSGLMKIVFPHGGASKEEVEELLRFAIEGRKRVKDQLMRIDSTYGNVSFTYLGTDDLAKPVTTLEEEEYPSYYHKTIAESEDGEILEAAQEGSPPVPSELLAPAEPTLKEKHLTFQENQKGLSFDTLLGPYLKGSTAITVTDPYIRLFYQMRNFMEFLETVVKHKATEEEVSVHLMTTEDEFKGEQQKENFEKMRESASSVGMNFTWEFDGTGSIHARHIVTDHGWKISLDRGLDIFQHYEMNDAFTFANRLQQYRPCKAFEVTFIKHKREVEGE